The segment CTGGCATTGAATCCAAGGCTGCTGCTGCTCGCGCTGTTGACGCCGTTCTCGACGGTATCGCTGCTGGCATCAAGAAGGACGGCAACGTCCAGCTCATCGGCTTTGGCACCTTCACTGTCAAGACCCGCGCTGCCCGTACCGGCCGCAACCCGCAGACTGGCGCCACCATCAAGATCAAGGCCTCCAAGACCGTCGGCTTCAAGGCCGGTGCTGCTCTCAAGGCTGACGCTGCCAAGAGCAAGGCCAAGAAGTAATTTCTACTTCGGCTGAATTTAGGGAACCGCTCCGCTTCGGAGCGGTTTTCTTTTTTTGAATATTCGGGAATAAAAAAAGACCCTGCAACGCAGGGTCTTTTTCAGTGGTCGATACAGAACTCGAATCTGTGACCTCCACCATGTCAAGGTGGCGCTCTAACCAACTGAGCTAATCGACCATTAAGGTAGCCCAATAGTAGAAACTTGGGCCCGATTTGTCAAGGGGAAATGGCGTTTTTTTAGCCACTAGCGATCTTCTGCAGGTATCCAGTAGCGCAATCTGCCCTTGATGTGTAGCCTGGGGAGATCTTCCTTGCAGAATCCGCTCCTGCAGTCCATGGCGTACAGGTCCAGGTCCGCAGTCCAGGTGGAATCGTCCTTCTGGTCGAAATGGACTATGCTGCTGTCTGCAAATATCGTCCCTTTCTCGGAATTTTCGACAACGAACCAGGAATATTGCCCTTGAACGGGAGCATTGTCGCCCAGGGTGGGCTTGTTTACCATGAGCGAAATCTGGTCGCCCCGCGAGCTTTCCTTGGCGCGTGTCTGCAGGTATAGGTAGTGATGGCTATTGTGGATGAATGGAATTTCCACATCGTCGGCATGGAGTTCGATGGTGTGGCTTTCGCCGCCATTGATCTTGTACTTGATGTAGCCCCCGCCTTTGACTTCCCAGCTGTCGTTGATGCCGCTGCAGGCGATAAGCCCGAGCGACATTGCAACAAAGGCCGAGACTTTGCCCAGGTCCATCGATACTAGTTCCTCATTTCGCCGTTAGGGGAGGGTGTGCCGGCCTGCTTTGTGCGCGGGTCCTCGAGAATGTACAGCGGGAGTGTCGCGATTTCTTCGTCATCGATCATTAGGCGCACGATGTACTTGTCGGGGCGGGCAATCTGCAGGCGCTGCATGTTCAGTACCAGGTTGATGGCCGCGGTGTCGAGCCCCGTGGCGACCGGTTCGAAGGGAATGTTGGATTCCATCACCGGGACAATCGGGTGTCCGCAAACGTCTTCAATGGCAAGCGCGAGCTTGTGTGTGCCGGCCTCCGCTCTCAGGTAGCGGATGCGGAACGCCGCCGCGCACTGCGGAATGACAAATGGAAACTTTTGCGGAAAAACCCTGTCAAATGCTCCGAGAATATTGAGTCTGCCGCCTGCTCCGTTTGCAGTGGCGGCGTCACAGATAGATGCTATTTCGATGTTCATTAATGTACCGTCCATGTATCGGCCACATACTTCATGATGATGGGGCCGAAGTTTTTACCGCTACCGCCGGCATTTTCCCACCCGAGCATGGAAATGTAGACCGTCCCGTTTGCGCTGATGGCAATGTTCGGGAGGGATCCACGCAGGTAGTAGCGCTTGCTGTTGTAGAATACGCTCTTGAAGTAGGGCAACTCGTTTTCGCCCATGAGTTTCCAGGTGTTCCCGTCTAGCTTGAACACATGGCTCTGTGCGAGCGAGGGTTTGCCCTTGTCGTCGACGATGGCGTAGAGCTTGTTGTCGTATGCCTTGATGTGGATGTGGTAGGCGAGAAGGCCTTCGTGGATGGAAGCCCCATATACACCTGACGTATTCCACGAGATGGAAGATGTGCCCACATCTCCCTTGTACACGTACGGGCCGTAGTGCTCGGTGTCGCGGTTCAGGAATCCCATGTAGACCGTGTTACCGTCTGCAGCGAGGTTGATGCCGTTCACGTTGCTTGCGAAGGCCTTGCCACCCTTCTTCTCGTCATATTCATTATTGTAAAGTGTGTAGTATGCATTATAGGATGTCGTTGTATCGACGAGGACGAATGCCAGGGCCCCGTTCTGCAGGTAGGCTACTTTCTGTTCGCGAACTTTCCGGTCGACATATGTTGTGTCGC is part of the Fibrobacter sp. UWR2 genome and harbors:
- a CDS encoding HU family DNA-binding protein, with translation MNKQELIDAILANKEAGIESKAAAARAVDAVLDGIAAGIKKDGNVQLIGFGTFTVKTRAARTGRNPQTGATIKIKASKTVGFKAGAALKADAAKSKAKK